In Acidobacteriota bacterium, one genomic interval encodes:
- a CDS encoding polyprenyl synthetase family protein — MSNVEVSRFLDESRNRVEGYLDSNLPDVSGPAGTIAEAMRYAVLGGGKRIRPALVFAACEAAGGRAEATIPVAAAIEMIHTYSLIHDDLPAMDDDDLRRGQPTVHRKFGEAVAILTGDALHTLAFEWLSRFPSGDDLAGRRTRVSTTLATAAGVAGMVGGQIADLEHEQRPTDETMLAWIHSHKTGALFAASSEVGGILAGADDSICADLRAFGAELGLTFQIADDLLDLVSTAETLGKTPGKDLRAGKTTYPAMFGEAATREMGEASLARARAHLEQSGVHAETLYALAHLALHRSR, encoded by the coding sequence ATGAGCAACGTGGAGGTCTCACGGTTCCTGGACGAGAGTCGGAATCGAGTGGAGGGCTATCTGGATTCCAACCTTCCCGATGTCTCGGGGCCTGCGGGTACGATTGCCGAAGCGATGCGGTATGCCGTTCTTGGGGGTGGCAAGCGAATCCGCCCCGCGTTGGTGTTCGCCGCGTGCGAGGCGGCCGGCGGAAGGGCGGAAGCAACCATTCCCGTCGCGGCCGCCATCGAGATGATCCACACGTACTCGCTGATCCACGACGATCTTCCGGCGATGGATGACGACGACCTACGACGTGGGCAGCCCACGGTTCACCGTAAGTTCGGCGAGGCCGTCGCCATCCTCACGGGCGATGCCCTCCACACACTCGCATTCGAGTGGCTCTCTCGATTCCCTTCCGGCGACGACCTGGCCGGCCGGCGCACCCGAGTGTCCACCACCCTTGCGACCGCAGCCGGTGTCGCCGGGATGGTGGGTGGACAGATCGCCGACCTCGAACATGAGCAGCGCCCGACGGACGAAACGATGCTGGCCTGGATTCACTCCCACAAAACCGGTGCCCTGTTTGCAGCCAGCTCCGAGGTCGGCGGAATCCTCGCAGGCGCAGACGATTCGATCTGCGCGGACCTGCGCGCTTTCGGCGCAGAACTCGGGCTCACCTTCCAGATCGCCGACGATCTCCTGGACCTGGTATCCACTGCCGAAACTCTCGGCAAGACTCCGGGCAAGGATCTTCGGGCCGGCAAGACGACTTATCCCGCGATGTTCGGCGAGGCCGCCACGAGAGAGATGGGCGAGGCCTCCCTGGCCCGCGCCCGTGCTCATCTGGAACAGAGCGGCGTACATGCGGAGACGCTCTACGCACTGGCGCACCTGGCTCTCCATCGATCCCGGTGA
- a CDS encoding TlyA family RNA methyltransferase — protein sequence MATKPPQKRRLDEILVERGLAKNRSRAHALILAGRVLSGSTRLSKPGVRHAADVELTVHQGRRWVGRGAEKLMGALENFGIDATGRVAVDVGSSTGGFTQVLLEAGAKPVMAIDVGRGQMDWSLRNDPRVIVMEGINARHLEPGQLPETPSIAVMDVSFISIERILPALAGCLTEDGEIVSLIKPQFEVGRGQVGKGGIVRDASLHQAVTERIVQFVRAAGWSVRGLCRSPIAGTDGNREFFIHIGLGSATGSLAESTIASVIEGLCNLDGDDS from the coding sequence ATGGCGACCAAACCGCCGCAGAAGCGACGTCTCGATGAGATCCTGGTCGAACGGGGCCTCGCGAAGAATCGCAGCCGCGCCCACGCCCTGATCCTCGCCGGGCGCGTGCTCTCGGGCTCGACGCGACTGTCGAAACCCGGTGTGCGACACGCCGCCGATGTCGAACTCACCGTCCACCAGGGTCGTCGCTGGGTCGGCCGTGGCGCAGAAAAGCTGATGGGTGCCCTGGAGAACTTCGGGATCGACGCCACGGGTCGTGTTGCCGTCGATGTCGGCTCGTCGACCGGTGGATTCACCCAGGTCCTGCTGGAGGCCGGCGCGAAGCCGGTGATGGCCATCGACGTCGGACGCGGGCAGATGGACTGGAGCCTACGGAACGACCCGCGGGTGATCGTGATGGAGGGGATCAATGCCCGCCATCTCGAGCCGGGGCAGCTACCCGAGACCCCATCGATCGCCGTGATGGATGTATCCTTCATCTCGATCGAACGGATACTCCCGGCCCTGGCCGGTTGCCTGACAGAGGACGGAGAGATCGTCAGCCTGATCAAGCCTCAGTTCGAGGTTGGACGGGGCCAGGTCGGCAAGGGTGGCATCGTGCGTGACGCGTCTCTGCACCAGGCCGTGACGGAACGGATCGTCCAATTCGTTCGGGCGGCGGGTTGGTCGGTCCGGGGGCTCTGCCGGTCTCCGATCGCAGGCACCGATGGCAATCGTGAATTTTTTATCCATATCGGATTAGGAAGCGCCACGGGTTCCCTCGCGGAGAGTACGATAGCGTCTGTCATCGAAGGGCTCTGTAACCTCGACGGGGACGATTCATGA
- a CDS encoding NAD(+)/NADH kinase: MSGTSSPRFRRVLFVAKVDSDGPRIVDNIARRLEQEGIAVCFESQTAHAMGRDDGLLPNDLPDDLDLGIVAGGDGTLLAAARLVSGRGVPLLGINLGSLGFLTEMQPEEVDSGVQQVLEGRYTIEQRQALRAQHVPEGGISREYIVLNDAVITKSALSRMIQIDVRVDGSRVAEYSSDGLIVATPTGSTAYNLSAGGPILDPRMSAFVVTPICPHGMTFRPLVVPGNADVEISLRSSGEQVYATLDGQIGFPLNDTDRLLIDCAPEPVRLVRVNDREFFQVLRRKLRWGER; the protein is encoded by the coding sequence ATGAGCGGCACGTCCAGCCCGCGTTTTCGTCGAGTCCTCTTCGTGGCCAAGGTCGATTCGGATGGCCCGCGGATCGTCGACAACATCGCCCGACGTCTCGAGCAGGAAGGGATCGCCGTCTGCTTCGAGTCTCAGACTGCTCACGCGATGGGGCGCGACGACGGGCTCCTGCCCAATGACCTTCCCGACGATCTGGATCTCGGCATCGTGGCCGGCGGAGACGGCACCCTGCTGGCGGCCGCACGCCTCGTGAGCGGTCGGGGGGTCCCGCTCCTGGGCATCAACCTCGGCAGCCTGGGCTTTCTGACGGAGATGCAGCCCGAAGAGGTGGACTCCGGCGTTCAGCAGGTGCTGGAAGGCCGTTACACCATCGAGCAGCGTCAGGCCCTGCGGGCCCAACACGTCCCCGAGGGAGGAATCTCCCGCGAGTATATCGTCCTCAACGATGCCGTGATCACCAAGAGTGCGCTATCGCGGATGATCCAGATCGACGTTCGTGTCGACGGCAGCCGGGTCGCGGAGTACAGCAGCGACGGCCTGATCGTCGCGACACCGACCGGGTCGACGGCCTACAACCTCTCCGCAGGCGGCCCCATCCTCGACCCACGTATGAGTGCCTTCGTTGTCACGCCGATCTGCCCCCACGGCATGACGTTCCGTCCCCTCGTCGTCCCCGGGAACGCGGACGTCGAGATATCGCTACGAAGCTCCGGAGAGCAGGTCTACGCCACGCTGGACGGCCAGATCGGTTTTCCGCTCAACGACACGGACCGTCTCCTGATCGACTGCGCGCCGGAACCGGTGCGGCTGGTCCGGGTCAACGACCGCGAGTTCTTCCAGGTCCTGCGACGCAAACTCCGCTGGGGGGAACGGTGA
- a CDS encoding MFS transporter, producing the protein MTISTPPGVRRREVVGYCFYDFANSSFTTMISTIAFSRYFRIAVVGPNSENGDFLWSLAAATSYLLVIVSGPVLGAIADGSGAKKKFLIGSTVLTVLATASLALAGPGDLWLAFGLFVIASFGFESGYIFYNAFLPEISTRQNMNRISAWSWGTGFIGGLLSVVVCLPLLSGGLTSAASDGAGLSLVPDAVRGHRLSFLVVAAFFLVFSIPTFLFLKERSRVATKRWTGLVRTGFARVWQTTLAVRQHRNIALFVMAATVFYGGIEAVIKFSAIFATVSFNITGQELQLLFIVANLVAVPSTIGAGWLADRVGSKRVLIGTLFVWLVIVFVGAVVQSKVGFWFLACGAASGMGSTQAVARSIMASISPANRESEFFGFYILATKVGAIVVILLFGTIASGTGQQRLAVLGLLPLFLAGILILRRVQVPREAS; encoded by the coding sequence GTGACGATCTCCACCCCACCCGGGGTGCGCAGACGAGAGGTCGTCGGTTATTGCTTCTACGATTTCGCCAATTCGTCGTTCACGACGATGATCTCGACGATCGCGTTCTCACGTTACTTCCGGATCGCGGTCGTCGGTCCCAACTCAGAGAATGGCGACTTCTTGTGGAGCCTGGCCGCTGCCACCTCCTACCTTCTCGTCATCGTCAGCGGCCCCGTTCTTGGCGCCATCGCCGACGGCTCCGGAGCCAAGAAGAAGTTCCTCATCGGGTCGACGGTCCTGACCGTCCTGGCAACCGCGTCGCTCGCACTGGCGGGCCCCGGCGATCTGTGGCTCGCATTCGGGCTGTTCGTCATCGCCTCATTCGGGTTCGAGAGCGGGTACATCTTCTACAACGCATTTCTTCCGGAGATCTCGACCCGGCAGAACATGAACCGAATCTCGGCGTGGAGTTGGGGCACGGGTTTCATCGGCGGTCTCCTGTCCGTGGTCGTCTGCCTGCCGCTCCTCAGCGGTGGCCTGACTTCAGCCGCAAGCGACGGGGCCGGCCTCAGTCTGGTGCCCGATGCGGTGCGGGGTCACCGGCTCTCCTTCCTCGTCGTAGCAGCCTTCTTCCTGGTGTTCTCCATCCCGACATTCCTGTTCCTCAAGGAGCGTTCGAGGGTCGCCACGAAGCGCTGGACCGGACTCGTGCGGACCGGCTTCGCCAGGGTCTGGCAGACGACCCTCGCGGTTCGGCAGCATCGAAACATCGCCCTGTTCGTCATGGCGGCGACGGTGTTCTACGGCGGGATCGAGGCCGTCATCAAATTCAGCGCGATCTTCGCCACCGTCAGCTTCAACATCACCGGACAGGAACTCCAGCTCCTCTTCATCGTGGCGAACCTGGTGGCCGTCCCCAGCACGATCGGAGCCGGGTGGCTGGCGGACCGCGTCGGCAGCAAACGCGTCCTCATCGGCACCCTGTTCGTCTGGCTGGTGATCGTCTTCGTCGGCGCGGTCGTTCAGAGCAAGGTCGGTTTCTGGTTCCTGGCCTGCGGCGCCGCGTCGGGCATGGGCAGCACCCAGGCCGTCGCTCGCTCGATCATGGCGTCCATCAGCCCCGCCAATCGTGAATCGGAGTTCTTCGGTTTCTACATCCTCGCGACCAAGGTCGGGGCGATCGTCGTCATCCTGCTCTTCGGCACCATCGCCTCCGGTACCGGCCAGCAACGGCTGGCGGTCCTCGGCCTGCTTCCCCTCTTTTTGGCTGGAATCCTGATTCTTCGTAGGGTTCAGGTCCCCCGCGAGGCCTCTTAG
- a CDS encoding helix-turn-helix domain-containing protein, whose translation MRELDKKAMGRRIRQIRLTAEMRQWEIARLLGTTQSAIHKYENGVVPEPRRLVEVARIGNTSVEWVLTGHHWENGSEDQPRITPELLETACLLREVEADERVRLSEALRIMREAARAVQEEMGSEDAQSAVLAEQLATHSTQTVKLLEAACRIQKAVLSQVTEDAERRLESPHIAGGDAS comes from the coding sequence ATGCGAGAACTGGACAAGAAGGCTATGGGACGCCGGATCCGTCAGATCCGATTGACGGCGGAGATGCGTCAGTGGGAGATCGCGCGTTTGCTGGGCACCACCCAATCGGCGATCCACAAATACGAAAACGGCGTGGTGCCGGAGCCTCGCCGCCTGGTCGAGGTCGCCCGTATCGGCAACACGAGCGTCGAGTGGGTCCTGACCGGCCACCATTGGGAAAATGGATCGGAGGACCAGCCCCGGATCACCCCCGAGCTCCTCGAGACCGCCTGCCTCCTGCGCGAGGTCGAGGCCGACGAGCGAGTCCGGCTATCGGAAGCGCTGCGGATCATGCGAGAAGCGGCCCGTGCCGTCCAGGAGGAGATGGGCAGCGAAGACGCACAGTCCGCTGTACTCGCCGAGCAACTGGCCACTCACTCGACGCAGACCGTGAAACTCCTGGAGGCGGCGTGTCGCATCCAGAAAGCCGTCCTCTCACAGGTCACCGAGGACGCGGAGCGTCGCCTGGAATCTCCCCACATCGCAGGCGGCGACGCGTCCTGA
- the lysS gene encoding lysine--tRNA ligase encodes MESSYWADLVAGEIEETGRRPFLSTGISPSGEIHIGNVREVLTADVVYRVLGERRDDVTFNYVADDYDPLRRVYDFLDKATYEPLVGQPLSNIRCPCGEHDDYAQHFLEPFLAALGRLRVDVQLERASEMYVSGRMTPYVLKALQGRDRIVEILHQQTGKQFADGWSPFNPICETCGRMAGTELTGFSTSAETIAYRCPCGSEGERPIAGGGKLTWRVDWPARWAMFGVTVEPFGKDHSTRGGSYDTGVQIVRDIYGFEPPFPIPYEWIRLKGGGDMSSSKGNVLSVGKILEVVPPEVLRYMIVKDRPGRRINFDPGMGILRWVDEVDDPETADRDERALELSRAAGFEPVGVPFKHLIVVGQAAGFDVDNAGAILRRTGFADVDNSALATRLGYAQRWLDAFGPEEMRFEVQKELPSAVADLDDDQRRFLGELAVRLTDQLEGDGIHDVIYEVAGGFEGVKPGRLFQSIYVALLGKARGPRAGWFVSLLGVPFCVDRFREASIAPGS; translated from the coding sequence TTGGAATCCAGTTACTGGGCAGATCTTGTCGCCGGAGAGATCGAAGAGACGGGACGACGCCCGTTTCTGTCAACCGGTATTTCACCTTCGGGCGAGATTCATATCGGCAACGTCCGAGAGGTGTTGACGGCCGACGTCGTCTATCGGGTCCTCGGCGAGCGTCGCGACGATGTGACGTTCAACTACGTCGCCGACGACTACGACCCGCTTCGTCGGGTCTATGATTTCCTCGACAAAGCGACCTACGAACCGCTCGTCGGCCAACCGTTGTCCAACATCCGCTGTCCCTGCGGCGAGCACGACGATTACGCGCAGCACTTTCTGGAACCCTTCCTGGCCGCGCTGGGGCGTCTTCGGGTCGATGTGCAGCTGGAACGTGCCAGCGAGATGTATGTCTCCGGGAGGATGACGCCTTACGTCCTCAAGGCGCTTCAGGGTCGTGACCGGATCGTCGAGATCCTTCATCAGCAGACCGGAAAGCAGTTCGCCGACGGGTGGTCCCCCTTTAATCCGATCTGTGAGACTTGTGGACGGATGGCGGGCACGGAGCTTACCGGTTTCTCGACCTCTGCAGAGACAATCGCCTACCGCTGTCCTTGCGGCAGTGAAGGGGAGCGGCCGATCGCAGGCGGTGGGAAGCTGACCTGGAGAGTCGATTGGCCGGCACGCTGGGCGATGTTCGGCGTCACCGTCGAGCCGTTCGGGAAGGATCACTCGACCCGCGGAGGCTCCTACGACACTGGAGTTCAGATCGTCCGAGACATCTACGGGTTCGAGCCACCGTTTCCGATCCCGTACGAGTGGATCCGACTCAAGGGGGGCGGGGACATGTCCTCCAGTAAGGGCAACGTCCTTTCGGTCGGAAAGATCCTGGAGGTCGTGCCCCCCGAGGTATTGCGTTACATGATCGTGAAGGATCGACCCGGACGTCGAATCAATTTCGATCCCGGGATGGGTATCCTCCGCTGGGTGGACGAGGTCGACGATCCGGAGACTGCGGATCGCGATGAGCGTGCACTTGAACTCTCGCGAGCGGCGGGATTCGAGCCGGTCGGGGTGCCGTTCAAGCATCTGATCGTGGTCGGGCAGGCCGCGGGTTTCGATGTCGACAACGCAGGCGCCATTCTCAGGCGTACCGGTTTCGCCGACGTGGACAACTCCGCGCTAGCGACCCGTCTCGGTTATGCCCAGCGCTGGTTGGATGCGTTCGGTCCCGAGGAGATGCGGTTCGAGGTGCAGAAGGAGCTACCGTCGGCGGTGGCGGATCTCGACGACGATCAGCGGCGATTTCTCGGTGAGCTGGCCGTTCGGCTGACGGATCAACTCGAGGGGGATGGGATTCACGACGTGATCTACGAGGTGGCCGGCGGATTCGAGGGCGTGAAGCCCGGTCGCCTGTTCCAGTCGATCTATGTCGCGTTGCTGGGGAAGGCACGTGGCCCGCGGGCCGGCTGGTTTGTCTCTTTGCTGGGCGTCCCGTTTTGTGTCGATCGGTTTCGCGAGGCCTCGATCGCGCCGGGATCGTAG
- a CDS encoding helix-turn-helix domain-containing protein, with translation MQSMTLREAAEQTSRSVTTLRRYIRSGRLHAEKRYGRFGPEYFVSEHDLSEAGLELGTVRDAETPPTPQADKPGALATRSTAGLQVHEEAVPRSLFETLQMKHEQLLVQYGMVRAGGLRYMELSSELEAIQGQLEESLSERQRLAEQHRRKDAELRQGRLKLESAQLELAAAREKIQAMEMLTRNSATSESIEEQFSSVMERSRRIRELDAPRPRSPEADSDH, from the coding sequence ATGCAAAGCATGACGTTGCGCGAAGCTGCCGAACAGACCTCGCGCTCGGTCACGACCCTCCGGCGCTATATCCGAAGCGGCCGACTTCACGCAGAGAAACGGTACGGACGATTCGGGCCCGAGTATTTCGTCTCGGAGCACGACCTCTCTGAAGCCGGGCTGGAACTGGGAACCGTGCGTGACGCGGAGACGCCGCCTACGCCTCAGGCCGACAAACCCGGTGCCCTCGCCACACGGTCCACGGCCGGCCTTCAGGTCCACGAGGAGGCGGTTCCACGAAGCCTCTTCGAGACCCTGCAGATGAAGCACGAACAACTCCTGGTTCAGTACGGGATGGTTCGGGCCGGTGGGCTGAGGTACATGGAGCTCAGCAGCGAGCTGGAAGCCATCCAGGGACAACTGGAGGAGTCTCTCAGCGAGCGACAACGCTTGGCGGAGCAGCATAGGCGGAAGGACGCCGAGCTGCGTCAGGGACGCCTCAAGCTGGAGTCGGCCCAGTTGGAGCTGGCCGCCGCCCGCGAGAAGATTCAGGCGATGGAGATGCTCACACGGAATTCTGCGACCAGCGAGAGTATTGAGGAGCAATTCAGCAGCGTGATGGAGCGATCTCGCCGGATTCGAGAACTGGACGCCCCTCGCCCCCGATCCCCCGAGGCCGATTCGGACCACTGA